A genome region from Bradyrhizobium sp. WSM1417 includes the following:
- a CDS encoding ABC transporter ATP-binding protein/permease produces the protein MKNISATLAIVWRIAAPYFRSEDKWAGRGLLAAVIAMELALVAIDVLVNQWQNRFYSSLQASDWDSFVREIWIFIGLASAFIALAVYKLYLNQWLQIRWRQWLTRHYLGEWLQGATHYRMQLKGDAADNPDQRITEDVKNFVEQTLTIGLGLLSSIVTLFSFVIILWGLSNAAPLHLFGADLMIPGYLCWGALVYAIFGTALTHWIGAPLVNLNFEQQRYEADFRFNLVRVRENSEQIALLKGEGAERGRLLERFGFVIGNWYAIMSRTKRLTAFTASYQQAAVIFPYVLVAPAFFAKKIQLGDMMQTASAFSSVQGALSFFVTAYRSLAEWRSIVARLDGFEMSVDAAAHLPPHEPAIALKAGGGNRNISLEQLCVNLPSGTPLVAADAFSVQTPERVLVTGPSGSGKSTLFRAIAGIWPFGTGSIFVPEKARLMMLPQRPYFPVGVLRDAVVYPAAPGAFETSRVRDALIAVGLPDLAERLEEDGHWNRMLSLGEQQRLGLARALLHAPDYLFLDEATASLDEPSEARLYRLLAEKLPQATLVSIGHRSTLEAFHTRKVTMVKHGAIHVLGDGGVPVEKEPSAAR, from the coding sequence GTGAAGAACATCAGCGCCACGCTCGCGATCGTCTGGCGAATCGCCGCCCCCTATTTCCGGTCGGAGGACAAATGGGCCGGCCGCGGCCTGCTCGCCGCTGTCATCGCGATGGAGCTGGCGCTGGTCGCGATCGACGTGCTGGTCAATCAATGGCAGAACCGGTTCTACAGCTCGCTGCAGGCAAGTGACTGGGATAGTTTCGTCAGGGAGATCTGGATCTTCATCGGCCTCGCCTCCGCCTTCATCGCGCTGGCGGTCTACAAGCTGTACCTGAACCAGTGGCTTCAGATCCGCTGGCGGCAATGGCTGACCCGGCACTATTTGGGCGAGTGGCTGCAAGGCGCCACCCACTACCGCATGCAGCTCAAGGGCGATGCGGCCGACAACCCGGACCAGCGCATCACCGAGGACGTCAAGAATTTCGTCGAGCAGACCCTGACCATCGGTCTCGGCCTGCTCTCGTCGATCGTGACGCTGTTCTCCTTCGTGATCATTCTCTGGGGGCTTTCCAACGCCGCGCCGTTGCACCTGTTCGGCGCCGATCTCATGATCCCCGGCTATCTGTGCTGGGGTGCGCTGGTCTACGCGATCTTCGGCACGGCGCTGACGCACTGGATCGGCGCCCCGCTGGTCAATCTCAATTTCGAGCAGCAGCGCTATGAAGCCGACTTCCGCTTCAACCTCGTCCGCGTCCGCGAAAATTCCGAGCAGATCGCGCTGCTCAAGGGCGAAGGCGCCGAGCGCGGCCGGCTGCTGGAGCGCTTCGGCTTCGTGATCGGCAATTGGTACGCCATCATGAGCCGTACCAAACGCCTCACCGCGTTCACCGCGAGCTATCAGCAGGCCGCCGTGATCTTTCCCTACGTGCTGGTGGCGCCGGCCTTCTTCGCCAAGAAGATCCAGCTCGGCGACATGATGCAGACCGCCTCCGCCTTTTCGAGCGTACAGGGCGCATTGTCGTTCTTCGTCACGGCGTACCGATCGCTGGCGGAATGGCGCTCGATCGTCGCCCGCCTCGACGGCTTCGAGATGTCGGTCGACGCGGCCGCGCACCTGCCGCCGCACGAGCCTGCGATTGCCCTCAAGGCCGGCGGCGGCAATCGCAATATCTCTCTCGAACAGCTCTGCGTGAACCTGCCGAGCGGCACGCCGCTGGTCGCCGCCGACGCCTTCTCCGTCCAGACGCCGGAGCGCGTGCTGGTGACCGGACCGTCGGGCTCCGGCAAGTCGACGCTGTTCCGGGCCATCGCGGGCATCTGGCCGTTCGGCACCGGCAGCATCTTCGTCCCGGAAAAGGCGAGGCTGATGATGCTGCCCCAGCGCCCCTATTTCCCGGTCGGCGTGCTGCGCGACGCGGTGGTCTACCCGGCCGCGCCGGGCGCGTTCGAAACCTCACGCGTCAGGGACGCGTTGATCGCGGTCGGGCTGCCCGACCTCGCCGAGCGGCTTGAGGAGGACGGTCATTGGAACCGGATGCTGTCGCTGGGCGAGCAGCAGCGCCTCGGGCTCGCCCGCGCGCTGCTGCACGCGCCGGACTATCTGTTCCTGGACGAGGCCACGGCCTCGCTGGACGAGCCGTCCGAGGCCCGCCTGTACCGGTTGCTGGCAGAGAAGCTGCCACAGGCCACCCTCGTCTCGATCGGCCACCGCTCGACGCTGGAAGCCTTCCATACCCGCAAGGTGACGATGGTGAAGCACGGCGCGATCCACGTTCTCGGTGATGGTGGTGTGCCGGTCGAGAAAGAGCCGAGCGCGGCACGCTGA
- a CDS encoding TorF family putative porin: protein MKKVALLATALAMVTGSAFAADMRVKALKAPPVVAFDPWDIAFGGAIMSDYIFRGVTQSNHKPSVAAYFEPRYNVNKDLQLYVGVSAESISFANRAAAEVDIYGGIRPTFGAFAFDIGVWGYLYPGGSCADNVLTGGIPGGNVCGVSTTTIFLADGNVMKKDVSFVEVYGKVNYTINDSFTVGATEYYSPNFLNSGAWGNYASLTAKYTAPSTAFGPSGMGMYVSGEFGRQWFGTSDAFYGTGVGTVFANGIPYKDYNTWNIGIGFTYKVFTLDLRYSDTDLNKGDCNAFTSAFNATGTTNVTAINPGGAGSNWCGAAGIAKLSFDLTAMSNLK, encoded by the coding sequence ATGAAAAAAGTGGCTTTGTTGGCAACGGCGCTGGCAATGGTGACGGGCTCGGCTTTCGCGGCAGACATGCGAGTGAAGGCACTGAAGGCCCCGCCGGTGGTCGCGTTTGACCCCTGGGATATCGCCTTCGGCGGCGCCATCATGAGCGACTACATCTTCCGCGGCGTCACGCAGTCGAACCACAAGCCGTCGGTCGCGGCCTATTTCGAGCCGCGCTACAACGTCAACAAAGACCTCCAGCTCTACGTCGGCGTGTCCGCCGAGAGCATCTCCTTCGCCAATCGTGCCGCTGCTGAAGTCGACATCTACGGCGGTATCCGCCCGACCTTCGGCGCCTTCGCGTTCGACATCGGTGTCTGGGGCTACCTGTATCCGGGCGGCAGCTGCGCCGACAACGTGCTCACCGGCGGCATTCCCGGCGGCAACGTCTGCGGCGTCAGCACGACCACGATCTTCCTCGCCGACGGCAACGTCATGAAGAAGGACGTCAGCTTCGTCGAAGTCTACGGCAAGGTGAACTACACCATCAACGACAGCTTCACGGTCGGCGCGACCGAGTACTACTCGCCGAACTTCCTGAACTCGGGTGCCTGGGGCAACTACGCTTCGTTGACCGCCAAATACACGGCGCCCAGCACGGCCTTCGGTCCCTCCGGCATGGGCATGTACGTGTCGGGTGAGTTCGGCCGGCAGTGGTTCGGTACTTCGGACGCCTTCTACGGCACCGGCGTCGGCACTGTTTTCGCCAACGGCATCCCCTACAAGGACTACAACACTTGGAATATCGGCATCGGCTTCACCTACAAGGTGTTCACGCTGGACCTGCGTTACTCCGACACCGACCTGAACAAGGGTGATTGCAACGCCTTCACCAGCGCCTTCAACGCCACCGGCACCACCAACGTCACCGCGATCAATCCGGGCGGCGCTGGCTCCAACTGGTGCGGCGCGGCCGGTATTGCCAAGCTGTCCTTCGACCTGACGGCGATGAGCAACCTGAAGTAA